Part of the Nycticebus coucang isolate mNycCou1 chromosome 22, mNycCou1.pri, whole genome shotgun sequence genome, GCAGCCACAGATTTGGCCGCGATGCCGGCGCCGGCAAAGCCCAGGGCAGGCAGCCCCGCGACGGCGAGCCCTGGAGGAAGAGGACGCAGTTAACGAGCGCCCGGGACAGGCACCCCACACTCCCAAGCTCCCTGCCCTTCAGACTCACCTCCTCCGACAGCCATGAAGGTCATGGCTCTCCAGAACTCCGAGTCACTGTCTTCTGAATCTTTTCTTTCCCCTGCGGGAGAGCGGACAAAGTGGAGTGGAGGAGGGCATGGGGTTCCCTGTTCGGCTTCTAGTGCTCCAGATCCCTCCCAGAGGTGGGGAAAAGCCATCTCAGAGAGCCTCACAGATGGGAGAGGACTTTTCCCTAGGTGCCAAGCCTGGCACAGAATGGGCATTCAGTAAATTTCGGAAGAATGAAGGAATTGAACAAAGTAAAGGGAATTGAATTTAGGACTCTGGCTATAGCAATCCTGCGCTGACTACTATCACAGCTCCTCTACTTCAGAAGCACGCCAGGGTCTCCACATCAGACATTTTGTAGCTCTATGCAGGGTCCCCAAACGATTCCCTTCTTTTTCACACATTCCTTCCACCCCTCCAGGGTTCTTACCTGCTTCCACCCTGACGCAGGTGAAGAGTAGCAGGTAGCACAAGAAGAGCGATACCACCTTGTGCCGCATGGTGGCGCCGCGCGCAGGCAGGTTGGGCAAGAGGTGGAGACGGTCCCTGGAGCTTTTTTGGAGCTGAGCAGCTCTGTCCTCcagttcaattctgacactataCTGTCAAGTCGCGCAGATTGAAGGCTCAGTCCCCAAGACTGCCAAGGCTACCTAGCCAGGAAGTGGCAaggtcaggatttgaacccacaattGACCAATGCCCCAGCCCACCCTTTCAATAACCTCTTCAGATCACTTCATCTGTCACAGTAAATCCTACAGTAAAGGGGTTTCAGAAGTCATTTGGTCCTCTGGGCAGGTAAGGTAGCTTAATCATCATCTTACAGAGGAAGTAACTAAGGCCACAGAGAACTGGTGCAGCACCTCTAAGCTGGGTCTCATGCCTCTTGGGCAGGAATCCTATCTTCCTAAAAGCCCCAACCCATCCCTTTAGACTAGTCCCAGCCCAGAGCACTAAAAGGGACCCAAAGGCTGCTGCCTTCCTGAGGAATGGGCATCCTGGCTCTAGGAGGATGAGGCTCCCAGGCAGCCAGTCTAGCAGAGGGTGGCAGCTTGATACCCACACTTCACAGCTCCTGGGTTTACcttggaggagagagaggagaggcaaTCTTCCTGCTGGAGCCCACTGATAGATGGGAACACCAGCAAGTAAACAGCTCTCGGATGTAGACTGGCTTTTTATAATCACATTTGGATGCCTCCCATCTCGCCCCAGGCAGCCAATCCCTGTCagagtttccatttctttcactCTGCTGAGTTTCGCTTTCTCTGCTCTGTAGAAGCATCTGTGTGCTGCCTGCTGGCAGAAACATGGAATTCAAGCTGTGGACTTTCGGAACAGCTAAGAGGATTCAAAGCCTATCTCACATAGCGGGAGCCATAGCCCCACGGGGCTCTGCAAAGCCTGACCACGAGCTCCCCTCGGAGCCCAGAGGCTTTTCACAATTCAATCCAATTAATACCAATaccttatttaataataaatacctcatttattaagcacttgctGCATGCCAGGGCCACTGCAAAGTGCTGTATGTACGTGATCTCTTTCTAATCCCACAATAGTCTTGTGACATACCATATACTGTTTCTAAACCCCATAAAAACTTGGAAATAGTCATTTGTTCCATTGTTCTCTCAGGCTGGCTGCTTCTGGATGGTGGACATATGATAAGACCAGTGAAATCCATGTTCATGTCCCCATCGTCATCATTCTTGGCTTTAAAATGGATCTCCTGTCCCTAGTAATGGGTTGAGCATTCTTTAAAGCCTTCAGAGTGTGGTACTTGCAGAAACACCCTACGTCAGTAATGCAACTCATATTTGGAGAACATAGCAATTCCAGTAAGGATGAATCATTGCCTTCTGCAAAATGGAAGGGGTCCTGGTGTAACGGACCTGCCACCAGATGGACGGCTACTCTCTCTGGGCAATGTGGCCATATTGCTACCTGCTTCTGGCAGATTGGCTATTTGTTGGCAATTGCTAGATCAGCCTTGGTAAGGGGGAGCCCAAGTTGTCAGGCCCATTTATAACTCCCGTCCTGGCTATTGTGGACACACTCTTATAGGTTATTAGAAAGCAATAGGGGGCTCCGTTTAGGGCTCCGTTTAGAAGCTGGCTGACATCCACAGGATGGGCCATCCTGACCTCTCTGCAGAGCTTCCTCTGAGATCTTTGGTGAGAGACACAGAGATCCACATGCTTTGTGCccactcctgtagtcccatccATATGCCTCTTATTCAGAACTGCTTATTCCTAATCTTCCACTCTGCTCTTTCCACACCCTTGACCATCTAGCCAGGCCATTTGCCACTTATTAGAAATTGGTGTGTACTCTCTCTCTCCATACGATGAGGATAAGAAAATATACTACTCATTGTTCTACCTCCTGAGAGGATTGACTGCTGTCATTAACTGTTGGGTTACCTCCAACTGAGGCTATAATAGTGTGACTCATTTTCAGCTGGTACCAAAATACTATTTGTGAATTGGGtttgattcttttcttcctttgtcagTTAGTTTCAGGGAACCCTCCATGAGGCCGGAAGTGGGGTCAAAGGAGAGACATCAGATAAACAGAATTCGGTGCCATGGGAGCCTCCCTGTTCATTTAACTTAATCATGCCTTTTGGACCCCCTTGGCCTTTGAAGATACCATTTCCATCATAGAAACCTGACATCTGGGGTCAGATGCTTGGTCGCTGACTAAGGGGCCCAGAGACACATTAGGACCTTTTTTTACAAATGGACCACAGTGAGCACGCCCTCACTCCAGAATCCTAGGTGTTCTCACTGTGACTCTCCTATTTGGACTTTCAGAGACTCCCTAAAGAATCCTTATCCATCTTCACAGAGATGTATTCCAGCAGCATTGTACCAGCAGGCTCACATAATCCAAAGTGGCAGGATAGCTTGCTTTGTGGCCTGAACCTGCGGTAtagtagaaaggaaaaataaaccacTCGAAGTGCTTTTTCTATTCTCTCACTTAACAACAATCAGCACAGAAAATTTCTGTGACCAAATATGCAGAGGTTTTTCTGTCTACCACAAGCAgcagacaccagctgggtgtccttCGATTCAATTCTGATGCTATCTACCTAGAGATAGTGTTATCAAGCAAATGGGCCCATTGCCCAGTGCCCACAGAAGCCAATATTATGGCACCAgcttttgagaaaagaaaggcTTTATTATTAGACCAGCCAGAAAGGAGACAGAAGGCAGGCTTTAACCTATCTCCCTGATTTGGGGGTTGGGTCAAGTTTATAGACTCAGAGGGCAAGAGAAAGCATTTAGGAATGTTGGCTGGGCAGGGTCTGATTGGAAGGCTTTAAATTTGACCATTTACTGTAAGGCATGTTGAGGCAGATTTTAGCCCTAGATCTTTTGAGCCAATGGACccctgacttttcttttcttttcttttcttttagagacatagtctcactttgttgacctcggtagagtgctgtggcatcacagctcacagcaacctccagctcttgggcttaaggtgattctcttacctcagcctcctgagtagctgggactacaggtgcccaccacaacaaccggctattttttgttgttgttgttgcagtttggctggggccgggttggaacctgccaccctcagtatatggggccggtgccctactcactgaaccataggcaccgcccagacccCTCACTTTTCAGAGTCCTGGCACTTAGGTTTCAGTCATGTCCTGGTCTTTGTGGTTTTGAAAGGAGGAATCATTGGTTTTCAGTGCTGTTAGAAGTAAGGCTTTTTTAATGGTTTATGTGTGGACTATACATCTTCCACTTTTTGGCTCTGTTAAACCTATAAGGTGACTCAACATCTTGTTATTAACACAACAGGCCCTGTTTGGGCTGGTCCCCTAGTTACCCGTAAAGGTTGAGAACTCAGTCCCCAAGGTTGCTCCCCACATTACTCACAAGCCCTGTAGAGAACTTCTGACAGGCTTCAAGTTAGGGTTTCATGACCCCTTCTTTCgttttgattaatttgctagaggGGCTCACAGAACTTGGGGAAACACTTGTATTTACTGGTTTGTTATAAAAGATATTAGAAAagatacagatgaagaaatgtgtGGGGTGAGATATGGAGGTAAGTGCCAGAGCTTCCCTGCCCTCCCAGGGCACCACCCCTGGGAACAGCCATGAATTCAGCTATTAGAAACTTTCTGAACTTTGTTCTTTTGGGATTTTATAGAGGCTTCATTACATAAGTCTGATTGATTAAACCACTGGCCATCAGCGATCAACTTAACCTTCagtccctctcccttccccagagGTTGTGGGGTGGGGGCTGAAAGTCTTAGCCCTCTAGTCCTGCTTTGGGCTTTCTGATGACCAGCCCCCATACTGAAGCTACCTAAGGGCTTCCAGCCATCAGTCAACTCATTAGTGTACAAAAAGACATCACTTTGGAGATTCCAAGGATTTTAGGAGTTGTATGCCAGATAAAgaccaaatatttatttcacaatATCACAACAGCCCTCTCTTAGGCTCTTATTACTACTCACAATTGTCAGCCTCCCAGGGACCCAGTAAAGGGTTAGAGAAATActtctgtgtgtatatattttgccTCCAAAATCTAAAGAGACAACCCCCCAATactgttgctgttttttttttttttagtctcactctgttgcccaggttagagtgccatggcatcatcagagctcacagcaacctcaaattcttgggctcaagtgatcctcttgcctcagactcctgagtagctgggactatagactcccgccacaatgcccagctaattttttctatttagtagaaatggagtcttgctcttgctcaggctggtcttgaactcctgagctcaagcaatccatccacctcagcctctcagagtcctaggtttacaggcatgagccaccgcacctggccactATTGTTCTTTCTATGTGTAGGATCTATGAGGCAAGATAACTTGAACTCAGGATGCCCCAAGCCACTCAGCTCCTAAAAATGCTACCTGTGGCAGGACTATGAATCTTAATGTATGGTAATCTCCCCCTTACCGATGGTTTCACTTTCCAAAATTTCAGTTATCCTTGGTCAACTGTTGTCTGAAAATAttaatggaaaattccagaagtaaacaattcatgttttaaattatgCACCATTCTGAGTTGTGTGATAAAATCTCTTGCCATCCACCAGAGTATCCACACTGAATACACTACCTGCCAGTTAATCATCAATATCATCATGGCTCAGTGATCTGCGATCGCCCAAAGCAGATGATCTTCTTTCTAATGTATCATCGGACAGTCAAAAGTAGTCTATGCTGTaacccagtggttttcaactggtgtgccacgagaagatcttaggtatgccatgaaaatttttgaagatgattaataaaattattttcaaaaaaaattcaaagcacagtaaatacattctttcttgaacattttctttttttttttttgagacagagtctcaagctgtcaccctgtgtagagcgctatgtcatcatagctcacagcaacctccaatttttgtgctcacgtgatcctcttgcctcagtgtgtctgtttttagtagagacacgggtctcacttttgctcaggctggtctcgaacctctgagctcaagcaatccacccaccttggcttcccagagtgctaggattacaagcgtgagccactgtgccaaacattttttttgtttgtttgtttgtttgaatttttttcaatcaacataatttaagtgtgcctcaaagttgaactataggttccagtgtgccatgagataaaaaaggttgaacaaCATTGCTATAACCAAACCAAATTGGGATCTGTTCACCCAGCACAGCACGGCCAGACATTGATACCAAGAGTTGCAGCTAGAGAAATAGACATTTGATTTCATGGCATCATGCAAAGAGAACAGGCAGCTAATGCTTAAGACATTACAAGCAAGGGTATTTAAAGGCAGTAGTACATTTCAGCAGAGCAGAAGTTGTGGACAAAATCATAAACCAATATATGGAAgttatacattggtttggcccacaGGTGTGGTTCCCTCCAgacatctcaggaaaaaaaattagaaacaaagaaatcCAAAGTTCAGTTCTCACTTCCCTCTTATCTGAGCTCTATGTGATAATGGTCAGTATTTTCCATCTGATGCGGGTTTCTAAAAAACAACTCAAGAATACATGTTAAGggtggtacccgtagctcagtgggtagagcgccagccacatacgcggAGGCTGGCCCATTCatatccggcccaggccagcgaaaatcaacaatgacaactgcaacaaaaaaaatggctgggtattgtagtgaacgcctgtagtcccagctacttgggaggctgaggcaagagaatcgcttaagcccaagagtctgaggttgctgtgagctgtgacgtcacaaaactctactgagggcaacatagtgagactgcctcaaaatatatatatttatatgttaagATGTTTTAGGTTTTTATAGAAAACCAAAATACTTTGTGATGCTGGCTTGCTTGTGGGACTATTGTTACTATCTTCTTGCTTAGCAGgttgtgtgggcggcgcctgtggctcaaggagtagggcgctggtcccatatgccggagatggcgggttcaaacccagcctcggccaaaaaccacaaaaaaaaaaaaaaaaaaaaaagcaggttgtgtacttaattttcttttcttttttttttttctcagcttatcactctcggtagagtgctgtgacatcacagctcacagcaacttccaactcttgggcttaggcggttctcttgcctcagcctcctgagtagctgggactacaggcacccgccacaatgcccagctattttttgttgcattttggccagggctgggtttgaacccaccacccttggtatatgggatgggcgccctacccactgagccacaggcgccgctcatgtatttaattttcaagGCTAGCTAGGTACCTGGAAGATCCTTCGAAGGGACTcaagatttttcctttatttccatgtTGGAGGGGCCCAGCAGACCCCTAAGAGGTCCCTGCTCTCAGTTCTCCATCACAGTGTCTACATCATTCATCTCACTTCATCCCATCATGTAGTTATTTTATCATCTCACATCATCCAAGAGGAAGGGTGGATATAGTACAGCAAGATATTTTgagaagatgtttggagaatactcaaggcactaaaagtagacatatcgttcgatcctgcaattcctctactaggtatatacccagatgatcaaaaatcattttacaacaaagacatttgcaccagaatgtttattgcagcccaattcataatagctaagacaTGGAACAAgcacccatcgacccatgaatgaattaacaaattgtggtatatgtacaccatggaatactatgcagccataacaaagatggagacttcacatcttttatgtttacctggatggagctagaacatattcttcttagtaaaggatctcaagaatgggaaaaaaagtatccaatgtactcaatactactatgaaatcaatatataaccacctatgcactcatatgaatggcaaaacataactatagtccagaaagtataagggaagaggagagagaggggagggatagggaggagggagggttttttgggggacctcacctaatgtggtgatgcaatggtacatttcaaaaattactgtaatttatttattttaattttttttgcagtttttggccggggttgagtttgaacccaccacctctggcatatgaggccagcgccctactcctttgagccacaggcactgccctgtaatTTATCTTTTACTGTCTGGTAAACATGGTGCTTACCACTTCTCCTTCATGTCTTATTAGTAAGATGTTGTCAATATAGttggaggctgggcatggtgactcacggactcctagcactctgagaggctaaggtggatggattgcctgagcaagagcaaaacttggtctctaaaaatagccaggcattatgccaggtgcctgtagtccggctacttgggaggctgaggcaaggggatcacttgagcccaagaatttgaggttgctgtgagctatgatgccatggcactctactgaggatgacaaagtgagactctgtctcaaaaggaaaaaaaaaatcaatatacttGGATCAGCATGATGTTCTGTGGAATGTCAAGACAATCAAGGTCTCTTAAGACTGTattataggctgggcacagtggctcatgcctataattccagcactctgggaggccaaagcaagcaGATCctttgaggtcaagagtttgaggcttggcgcccgtagcacagtggttatagtgccagccacatacactgagggtggcaggttagaacccag contains:
- the IFI6 gene encoding interferon alpha-inducible protein 6, producing the protein MRHKVVSLFLCYLLLFTCVRVEAGERKDSEDSDSEFWRAMTFMAVGGGLAVAGLPALGFAGAGIAAKSVAASLMSWSAILNGGGVPAGGLVATLQSLGAGGSSVLMGNIGALLGYTAHKVTEREKEDEE